A portion of the Krasilnikovia cinnamomea genome contains these proteins:
- a CDS encoding PPC domain-containing protein — protein MRRSIATVGAVVLAFAGFAPAAPSAAAPSDPGLSAADRASLAAGLPVAPKAALGTKPASPNPYLAMLPDAAKADYSGWTNYLQRQASARAAARLKALAKAPAAARPAASAVVVDEDEPDGNRGSNDDPASAQLIRNFGTGSGQDSRLRILGSLDPEFVSPTTIAPNPEDDGAIPLAGDTGVGAGSDGIVTDAQIGDGPHGSAGTGTNDFDFYKLTAPAGKVITVKTATPEGALDTVVVLYDPAGNVLAANDDFGGSLDSQLSYKVPAQGTFYALVAAYSGLPADPFDPASGDGGASEGPYSVTITSAADDADFFAVKLKAGDVLGAAAKGANNYLTVYDTTPREVHGSQQDASFIYPMASPLPGGARQVTDYVATKAGWHYVGVSGGAGGYDITVEGYRPALQGARPTQTLYLDFDGARVNTGVFGGAGNVDLTPFSAFLGKWGIPRADEDRLIDAVTASVTENIKQDLVASGLNNRFKLKVLNSKDDPDPWGKANVSRIVVGGTIAESGVPTIGIAQSIDPGNFETEETALVLLDVLSNPAGDPASLNTYLTSGSDRVAFVAQALGNVIAHEGGHFFGNWHTDNSDEHANLQDSGGANFDVLFGVGPDGVGGTADDPDVDFGEDRFSPAEGFVGTEDTLGRIVFGVTS, from the coding sequence ATGCGTCGAAGCATCGCAACCGTCGGAGCCGTCGTGCTCGCGTTCGCCGGGTTCGCCCCGGCCGCGCCGAGCGCCGCGGCTCCCTCCGATCCCGGGCTGAGTGCCGCCGACCGCGCCTCGCTGGCCGCCGGTTTGCCGGTGGCGCCCAAGGCCGCCCTCGGCACCAAGCCGGCCAGCCCGAATCCGTATCTGGCAATGCTGCCGGACGCGGCCAAAGCCGACTACAGCGGCTGGACCAACTACCTGCAGCGCCAAGCGTCCGCGCGGGCCGCTGCCCGATTGAAGGCGCTGGCCAAGGCGCCTGCCGCGGCGCGCCCGGCCGCCTCCGCCGTGGTCGTCGACGAGGACGAACCGGACGGCAACCGCGGCTCCAATGACGACCCGGCGTCGGCGCAGCTGATCCGCAACTTCGGCACCGGCTCCGGGCAGGACTCGCGGCTGCGCATTCTCGGCAGCCTCGATCCCGAGTTCGTCAGCCCGACCACGATCGCGCCCAACCCCGAGGACGACGGCGCGATCCCGCTGGCGGGCGACACCGGCGTCGGCGCCGGAAGCGACGGGATCGTGACCGACGCGCAGATCGGCGACGGCCCGCACGGCTCCGCGGGTACGGGCACCAACGACTTCGACTTCTACAAGCTGACCGCCCCGGCCGGCAAGGTGATCACGGTCAAGACCGCGACCCCGGAGGGCGCGCTGGACACGGTCGTCGTGCTCTACGACCCGGCCGGCAACGTGCTGGCCGCCAACGACGACTTCGGCGGCAGCCTGGACAGCCAGCTCAGCTACAAGGTGCCGGCGCAGGGCACGTTCTACGCGCTGGTCGCGGCGTACAGCGGGCTGCCGGCCGACCCGTTCGACCCGGCCAGCGGTGACGGCGGGGCCAGCGAGGGTCCGTACAGCGTCACCATCACCTCGGCGGCGGACGACGCGGACTTCTTCGCGGTCAAGCTCAAGGCCGGTGACGTCCTGGGCGCCGCCGCCAAGGGCGCGAACAACTACCTCACGGTGTACGACACCACGCCGCGCGAGGTGCACGGCTCGCAGCAGGACGCGTCGTTCATCTACCCGATGGCCTCGCCGCTGCCCGGCGGCGCCAGGCAGGTCACCGACTACGTCGCCACCAAGGCGGGCTGGCACTACGTCGGTGTCTCCGGCGGCGCCGGCGGCTACGACATCACGGTCGAGGGCTACCGTCCCGCACTGCAGGGCGCCAGGCCGACCCAGACGCTGTACCTCGACTTCGACGGCGCGCGGGTGAACACCGGCGTGTTCGGCGGCGCGGGCAATGTGGACCTCACCCCGTTCTCGGCGTTCCTCGGCAAGTGGGGCATCCCGCGCGCCGACGAGGACCGACTCATCGACGCCGTCACCGCCAGCGTCACCGAGAACATCAAGCAGGACCTGGTCGCCAGCGGCCTGAACAACCGGTTCAAGCTCAAGGTGCTCAACAGCAAGGACGACCCGGACCCGTGGGGCAAGGCGAACGTGAGCCGCATCGTCGTGGGCGGCACGATCGCGGAGTCGGGCGTGCCGACGATCGGCATCGCGCAGAGCATCGACCCGGGCAACTTCGAGACCGAGGAGACCGCGCTGGTGCTGCTGGACGTGCTCAGCAACCCGGCGGGTGACCCGGCGTCGCTGAACACGTACCTGACGTCGGGCAGTGACCGGGTGGCCTTCGTCGCGCAGGCGCTGGGCAACGTGATCGCCCACGAGGGCGGGCACTTCTTCGGCAACTGGCACACGGACAACTCCGACGAGCACGCCAACCTGCAGGACTCCGGCGGCGCGAACTTCGACGTGCTGTTCGGGGTGGGCCCGGACGGGGTGGGCGGCACCGCCGACGACCCCGACGTCGACTTCGGCGAAGACCGGTTCAGCCCGGCGGAGGGCTTCGTCGGCACCGAGGACACGCTCGGCCGGATCGTGTTCGGCGTGACCAGCTGA
- a CDS encoding ROK family protein produces the protein MDLNESVRTPASWVVVGLDNGGTCNNATVLDATGQFLVEHMTESPSRVQEGPELAVEALAEAFNAVLDLTSTPLTLVRAVGLDTPGPASAGGVISSKGSTNFSQEAWRGFDIRGALEKRIGLPVIYNNDANAAALYAHHRHFGPVAAQHSSVAAIVGTGLGGGVVEGGRVIRGAAGMAGELGHVQIPMHGVLEDGQPLPQCNCGFAGDVESIASLTGITNNLLPYWLTRFPDHPLAAEPIARAAKLLRGYGEQDDPLALAVFGQQARAIGKLFTIAANFTDPSAYFLGGGVVEAAPAFRAWFLDTVREHTQLRREQAAAATFALVPDLDMAGARGAAVAALESVQSA, from the coding sequence GTGGATCTCAACGAGTCGGTGCGCACCCCCGCGTCGTGGGTCGTGGTGGGCCTGGACAACGGCGGCACCTGCAACAACGCGACGGTGCTCGACGCGACGGGCCAGTTCCTCGTCGAACACATGACGGAGAGTCCGAGCCGGGTGCAGGAGGGCCCCGAGCTGGCGGTCGAGGCGCTGGCCGAGGCGTTCAACGCGGTCCTCGACCTCACCAGCACCCCGCTGACCCTGGTCCGTGCGGTGGGCCTGGACACGCCGGGCCCGGCCAGCGCCGGCGGGGTGATCTCGTCGAAGGGCTCGACGAACTTCTCCCAGGAGGCCTGGCGCGGCTTCGACATCCGCGGCGCGCTGGAGAAGCGCATCGGCCTGCCGGTGATCTACAACAACGACGCGAACGCGGCCGCCCTGTACGCCCACCACCGGCACTTCGGCCCCGTGGCGGCGCAGCACTCGTCGGTCGCGGCGATCGTCGGCACCGGCCTGGGCGGCGGGGTCGTGGAGGGCGGCCGGGTGATCCGTGGCGCGGCGGGCATGGCGGGGGAGCTGGGGCACGTCCAGATCCCGATGCACGGCGTCCTGGAGGACGGCCAGCCTCTCCCGCAGTGCAACTGCGGCTTCGCCGGTGACGTGGAGAGCATCGCGTCGCTGACCGGCATCACCAACAACCTGCTGCCGTACTGGCTGACCCGGTTCCCGGACCACCCGCTGGCCGCCGAGCCGATCGCGCGGGCCGCCAAGCTGCTGCGCGGCTACGGCGAGCAGGACGACCCCCTTGCCCTGGCGGTCTTCGGCCAGCAGGCGCGGGCGATTGGCAAGCTGTTCACGATCGCGGCGAATTTCACCGACCCGTCGGCGTACTTCCTGGGCGGCGGGGTGGTGGAGGCCGCGCCGGCGTTCCGCGCCTGGTTCCTCGACACCGTGCGCGAGCACACCCAACTGCGCCGGGAGCAGGCGGCCGCGGCGACGTTCGCGCTCGTCCCGGACCTCGACATGGCCGGTGCGCGGGGGGCCGCCGTGGCGGCGTTGGAGTCGGTGCAGTCCGCGTAG